The sequence tttagagggacactattcattgattgagactcatttttcttgaaaacagTGCCTCTTTCAGAAATCGCAATTCACCTGGTGTGCAATTGTGTCGAGGTAAAATTTCTGATTTATTTCTTAGTAAAAAAACGTCAACCATATCAAGAACTTTGACCTTATCTTAATTAGATGTAACATTTGATTGTCTCTCTAAGATCATTTTCATCGAAatgaatttcaatatttaataccCAAGAGAAAACGAATTCTTTCCTATAATGTTAAGAgccacaaaatcaaattttacaaGGGGTTCGACATAACAGTgctatcataaaaaataataagacaTATTAGATAACTACTgatattatgtaaattaatatattagaaattGGCATAATAAGATGATAGTTAAGACATGCGTATAATACATCAAAATTACTAAGGTGAATTACAACCACCGCTCTTGAgacttaatataaatagatcatCGTTGTCTGAAAATTGCAAATACTCCCCTGATTCTGATGTCCATCTAACAACAAGCCCATTCTGTTAATCTGCTTATATTTTCAGAtgtttttttgtggtgaactgatcaaaatgcccttttgaattatgaattataattttatatattttttaaaattttaatagttactATGTCATAtggataatatatttacacatcatttttttaatcaacGAAGGGGTATTCTAGGGGTGCTCACGATGCActttcgatttttttaaagctatttcaaatcaaattgcCATTAgcgattttataaaataatttttcaaattgccACTTTTTAGTGCAATTTCGGATAGTTTGGCggttttaatacttataataaaaataaaatgctgaaattaacaataataggaaatgaaacaattatttgtattaagCAAGTAAGAAAAACTAACATTCTGTACAATAGACGTCCAACACTCTCTACAACTTTAAGGAGATTAAAATGTAAGAACATATATANNNNNNNNNNCGgggagagaaaaagagagataaAAAGAGGGGGGAAAAATGAATGAGAGAGTGGAGGAAGGATCTAACGggcttaaaattttaataggcTTAAAGAAttgaacatatttttatttttttttttgtataaagtccaaatttaaattttataaaaatggaCTTTTGTAATGTGGAtctttgataatatataaaattttgcgcttgtataatttgaatacgaaattcttttaaaaaattaattatttcatcaaattattatataaattttaaaaattaatcatatattttgcaattcgatttgttattttgactattttttgagtttaaaatgaaaatcaaatcaatagTGCGGTGCTACtttactttaaatttgaaaCTGCAGGTTTGAAagataaatcataaaaaatagttttattcAATTTGGTTCGgatggttttaattttttttttgacctctggagtattaataattataacaaattttataaaaaaatagttataattcaCCCAAATTTATATGCTAACCTCAAAACCAAGATATGATAACTATGATGAATAACTTTAAAACCCTGGAAAATCAAATCTTATTactaaaattgagaagaagagaatattttatttaatttttctttataactatataaaaaaaataacctaTTTATAGGCTACAAAATTATCACCAAAGgtcttattttcttaatatatgaaaatggaccatatgaaaaaaataaatcatatattatgaTGAGGGCAGAAGGTTTGTAACTTATGAGTGgatataaattgattatgagGGATGAACatacacaaataaataaattcaatttcgACCCCTGAATTTTGCATTGTGTATTAAACAACcctctaaattaaaaaaaaaaataaaattccccGGGTTAGTAGTCAacgattaaaaaattaactccaTCAGTTATTCAGGGGAACGTGATAAAATGGGATTGACGTGTTAGTGAAAACCTTTGGAGCATGATTGGTATATAGGAATGGGATTACGTGAAAATAGAATGGATCggggaataaaataaaaaagaaaaatgaatcaCGTTGAGTAGCATTCCTATGATTGATATATTCAATTCCTTAGTTCCTTATTTGATTCCATTAACATAAttcataattagaaaataatgattagtaataaaataaaattacttttatgatAAAGTTTCTCTTtagtagttttttttaaaagaattatttgttcatttttttttttggaaaatgtaGAATTTAGTTGTATAAcaatagtattttaaaaatttcttatagaaggttataaataatttataaaatatctcatatattattaaaaatatatatatttatataaattatttatttacataatatagaatttattgactcattaaatatatagataatattttgctatcaaaataaaaaaaattaattcgaaTAATTAAATGGACTAATTTACCTAATCAAAATTaccattatttattcaatactcagtgaaagatttttttttgaattaataaaaataattaaatatcaaagtgATCGTTTTTTTCTTACCATGcatgcataattattttttaaatactcgttacaaaaactatttaaatttaatatcaagTAAAACTAAATATCAAACtaatagaagaagaaaaaaagaaaaaaaacagagaaagaGAACTTTGATTCCCAATATGTTGGGAATAGCTAGTACCATATTAGGGGGAGGGAACGGCTAATCCCTTATCTAAGGGAATAAGAATTCCCATGAACTCTGTATTCCCAAACTTAAAGCATACCAATCAAAAGTGTAGGAATGAACTGAAAAATGCCCATTCCTTTCCTACATATCAATCTCTCTTAACACCTCAGATTTGGGAGCTCTCCCAGAATTCATGATATCTCTCTTAACACCTCAGATTTGGGAGCTCTCCCAGAATTCACGTCTTGCTgtacaatatgaaaataaaacgcGACTTCAAGCCAGACttggtgaaaaaaaaatctaataaaccTGCATAGTGTACATTCAACTGGGAAAACATGATGATATCCTTCCCCAAATTTAGAAACCCAATCAGAATTcacctaaaaaaaattctatctGACGAGAAAATACGATATCTTGAAATATATCGAAGATTTTGGATAAAGTATTATGGGGATTCAATGTTCTTGAAGTTGTGAGAGGTTAATTCTTCACTACACTCCATTTAGGTGGGTTAATTTTCTGCAAACTTTCTTTCAGGATTATTTGTATCCCAAGTTGTTCAAATTGCGGCAGATTTTATTACATCTATATGTTGCTCCAGAAAAATTGGTCGTGAAATGCTTAGACCGATGACGAGAAACACAAGAATATGGTGaatttaaactattattaCAAGACatattttgccaaaaaattGTCCTAAATTTCTCCTACTTTTTGTGAATAAATTCTGGTGAATGggtgtaaaaataataataataaaaaagaatagtgAGGGAATTCATCACTAATGcagcatatatacatataattgtcTAAATAATATAACGATTAATTCCAACTATTACAAACTCAGATTCCAATGGCACGTCAGGACAATTAACAATTGTCCAAGATAAAACAAGATGTTTGAGAGTTTATAAGCTCTATACGactgtttgataatttttctttttcttttttctttctgaagagcttataagatcttgTTTAAAACGggatgtttaaaattttagggcAAATGACGTTTCACCCTCAAATTAGACCCTTATGGCAAATCACACCCTAAAACTCTAAAAATGTCATATTACACCCtcaaatttactttttcttaacACAGTGCACCCTAAAGCACATTCCGATTGAAATGGTtactgaaaaataaacttttagcAAAATTAGCAAATACCCttatgtataaaagaaaatagcaaaTAACCCCTCTATACTTccaaaaataaagcaaattaccccgTTATCAATGGTTTAGATGGGGGAATTTGcctctttttctaaaatatagaggataaatttactattttattttttacaagaaTTTTTTCTCGTTTCTCGTATCAGATCACATGGGGTTTTTCCCATTTCTATGTAATGGAAatgtaaagaaagaaatttagaGTGGTGAGGAGGGTTTTACAATATGAGgtaaaagtgaaaatgaaatgaaataatctaaaatagttttagagtaatttcaaatcaatcatTGTCCCCTTGAAATACTGAAAAATCTTTTTCCAATATGATGTCATTGAGGGTGCATTGTGCAAAGGGAAAGTTGGTTGGAAGGGTGcaatcttctattttttaaacttttggaTGCAATGTGCCATATGAGTCTAATTTGAGGGTGCATAATGCTAATTACCCAAAATTCTAGAAAACtccttttgaaaaaaatgagctcaacccatttttatttttgttatgaaaTCTTTTAAACTCTTTAATTTTAACGTCCGAAAGACGAAAATACTCTCACAATTTTCTTTGTGTTCACTTTATTTGattaacaataaatcaattaggagtaaatatatatatttttttaatatcaacaaatttagtgaatttgaCCAacgaatggacttatttgttagataaaaataaattttaggagtattagatgtaatttttcaaatcgcataaaaattatatgtaatttatatcaaattttaggagaggacagtaattatttttaaaatatttaaaataaattcacaaaaaacGATGTTAATGGTAGCACCAAACAAGCACTTTAATGAATAAAGCCCAGACGGACATTGTAGAAACAAGTCacatatcatcatcatatcTATCCAACACGAGGTGGTATGGGATGGgatgttataatatttgagatgtCGATTTGTGAGAGACGTGCGACTCTTGTCGAGTGCCACTCACAGTCACACACACCACGATTTCAGTTTATTTAGCGCAACCTAAATGACGACATCAGTGCTTTACATAGCCAGAAACAAACAACAGAGGATTTTCTCCCAAGTCAGCATCTGtaacaaaagttaaaaaccCTCACAGTCGGCTGTTTTCAGGCCCACACGCACTCTTCATTCTTTATTGTGGAAAGGGAAAGTGAGAGAAGGGAGTAGATATTCGCTGCTTGCTGTTCGCCTTGGAATCAATCAAACAATCGGAAAGTAATGGGTCTGGAGAGCGTTGGTGGGTTGGCGATGCATACTATCCTTTCCAAATTGGGGCCGCTCGAAGCCGCCTCCGTTTCCTGCCTCAGCAGGCGTTTTAGGGGTTGGGCCTCCGATGACTCCCTCTGGGCTGGATTCTGCTCCCACGATCTCGATCTCTCGTCCCCGCTTGATCCTTACGGGAATCCCCTCCCGTCTTTTAAGGTCTgacctcttttttttttttttttataaatttctggAGATGTGATTTACATGAGTTTTTGATTGTGAATTTACTGCTTGTGGTTGGTCTTTcttattttgatacttttcttttaaaaaaaataatgtcttTCTTGGTAATTTGTGTAGCTTTCCGTTCTACTTAGGATTTTGTGTTCTTGTGACTTGGCGTTGTTGAATTGATATNNNNNNNNNNTAAAGAGGTAGAGTTTTTTCTGAGTATAATTGCTGATTTGAATATATTGGAAGGTTTTGGAGATGTTAAAGTTTTGAAAGTGTATAAGATAAATTCATTTggactaattatatttgttcatCCGAACtatgatatttttacattttgtggtctaaatattttttcttttatcaatttaccatctcaactttacgaaactttgcactttgccatttaAAACTGTTTTTCAaccaagtattttttttggttaaaaaacCACCAGATGTAGTGCACATATGATATTCAATCGTTATgtgatgatatttttcacatatgcacaatatgtaatatttttccggtagaaaaatcaacaaaaaaaaaaactgtcatatatggcaaagtgcaTAGTAGTCAGTGGCGCACGGCGCACAATGGCGCCAAGGGCTCCTGGAGCCATGGCGCACGGCGCATGGCGCGGCGCGCGCCTTTTCAAAGGATGGCGCAAATATAAGagataatctatatatttatataattagtattatttcgATTAGATTAATGTACAAGGAGTTAAATAAGacatataaaacaacaaattgaacataacaaaacttcatattaaataagacatataaaacaacaaattgaacataacaaaacttcatataattaaatcatcccaaaaaaaaacactaacaGAACAATTAAAGCACtcaaagattaataaaatgacATCAATTTCAAAGATTCAATCGGCATAATTAGAGCTTGTACTGCTGTACACGCCAAAAATGATTCAATCGGCATAATTAGAGCTTGTACTGCTGTACACGCCAAAAATTAACTTAGGAAATTAGGGTTTATACTTAGGAaattccttttatattttggaaattagggtttattaacttaatttttcttttttaattcatgGGCCTGGGCAACCCAGCCAAAACCCAGGTCGCCCAGGCCCTTTTCTTGCATCGCGCACCTGGCGCGCGCCTGGGCAGCGCCGAAAAGGCGCCCAGGCGCGCGCTATGGCTGCGCCATTCTGAAGGCGTGCGCCATGGGCGCCGTATGGCGCGAGGGCTGCGCCTTTTGCGCCATGCGCCATGGCGCGCGCCATTCCGCGCCATTGACTActatggcaaagtgcaaatttttgcaaagttgaaatGATAAGTTAACACCAAAAACACTTCCTATagcaaaatgtaaaaacaggatgacaaaatgtaatttacctaattcatttttatagaaaatatccTGAATGTGAAAAACAATATTATGCATCGGTTGATTGTGGACTACTGTTGTGGTGGAACATAAGAGTAGTACCTTAAAAGTAACTCCACTAAAGACGTGTATTGGAATCTTTTTATACTTGTCCCATTGATTTGTATTGCTACTGTTACTGTGGGGTAGCTTAAGAGTGTATGTAATCCACCTCATTTTGTTGATGTGTGTATTTCATTCTTCTCCTATTTCGCAAATTTTCTTCAAGTCATTAGTAAAGGGCATCTCTTGCTAATGTTGTGTGtctttgaatattttaatctGAACTTTGTAACCCTTGTCTGTAGGCAGCTTATACAGCATGGCGGGAAGAATTTTCCATGTATCCATGGCCACTCGTTATACGAGTTAAAAATTGTTGGAGCAAACTTAAGGAATGGTTGGCAGTAAATTTCCCAGAGGTTTTGCCTACTTTGCGGAAAGGTGCATCTGAAGATGCACTCAAGGAGTTTGAGAACactttgaaaataaaactacCTCTACCTACTAGGGTTCTCTATCGATTTTGTGATGGTCAAGAACTACCAAATGAACATTTTACTGGAAGCTTACCTACAAGTTTATTGGGTATTATTGGCGGGTATGCTTTATATGATCACCTGGTGAATGTGTTCTTGTTACCCTTGCGCCAGGTGATACTTGACACCAAGGGTATTATGCATCAGCTTGGATTCAGCAGCAGATCTAAGTATATAGTTGTCGCAGCTTCTGCTACTTACagtgaaaaaatattctttttaaactGCAGCAGCGGTCAACTTTTTGTTGGCACAAGAAATCTAGTGACTGATGGAGAAATGCTGCCTTGCGTGCCAGATGCATTGATCAGTTCAGTTCATGATGCAGCAGGTAACCAACAGCAGGATGCCATGCTATTGTGGCTTGAAGAACATGGTCGTCGCTTGCAAGATGGCATCATTAAAGTTcgcaaagaaggaaaaatccGGAGCATCAATCTATTCCCTGAAAAACCACCCCTCTGCTCCTCTGCCATAACAAATGGTGTTAAGGTAGCTAATATTCTACCTCTATAACCACATGCTCCTACTTTATAATAGTACTAGCCGTTGTGGCACGCTGTTCCTACATgcatataatgaataaattttttacatactttaaaatatattagaattaatattataaataaaaaataaagtatacaaatcaatacatacattaaaaataaaaaagaaagaaagaaaaaaaactaatttatcaatcaatGTAAAACTTGGAAAGTTAAATGAGCtagttattttatcagttGAAGAGCAATTATggcttcacaaaaaattagtgtagtGGTGTCATTAACCGCTGTTTGTGAGTGTGGAagaccttttctttttataaagtaTAGATATTACCGTCTGGCCTGGGCATGCTTGATATGTGAACTTGGTTTAGTTGTCTGctatttgtttaatatacTCAAATCACTGGGCTTGAATTTTTACTCTTATCAGTGGCATAAGTGGAGAtaaacttctctctctctcactgcGCACACAATCTTTCagttattcttttattttttttttttgtaagtgtTGCCTTTTTGGGACATGGGAATGCTTGAATCTagaatttattatcatatgaGGAACATGTTTTACTCGAAGTTTGAGTGACCACAACCAGAGATACGACACATCCTGGAGTAGAGTCTCAAGTTGTCAACTAATAAATCTCACTCAGTCTTGGGCCTTGGCAAGAAAACTGAAACTATGACTGGTCCCTTGCTAATCGTGAAGTGTGAAGCCGCTTCCCGTATAATGATACATGTGAAAACATTTCATGCAACTAAAGCAAGAAAGCTATCCTTACTCCAGTTAGATTTTGTTATGTTGTGATGAAAACTTTGTGAACCTAGCCAAAAGTGCATTATTTATTGATAGATTCGTTTGAGGTAGGTTTTTAAGTTTGGTGGATTGAGTTGAGAATCAGTCCTTCATCATCCTTAAAATGTAGAACTTCTTTTCCTGAAAAGTACCTGATGCAATTTGTACATGTTTTCTACAGTTAGGTAAATATCCGTGCTTTTGATTGGTTATTTAGGTAACCATGCTTTTCCACGAGCATATAAGATACTCTAGAAAAGGGATAAATTGTCCTCATATGATAGTTCTAAGTGCAGGAAACAGTCTTCGTGATTTCGTGAATGTCATTTTGCCAAATTCATCTGAGTATGCTTTACGATCATGAATTTGTATGAATATGCTGCTGTTGTATCAATTGTTGCTCCATCATGTTTGCAACtaattttccatttcattCAAGGTGCGTGCTTCTGCTGCATTTGTGCCCGAGTTCAGTAACCTTCAAGATGAATCAGAAAAGTTCTTATTTGCTTATTCCATTCGCATGTCCCTTTCACCTGATGGATGTGTCATCAATGGGATGACCTTCAGCTCTTGCCAATTATACTGGAGACACTGGATTATACGCGCTAATGATGCCATTGTTTCTGATGTAAATGGGGAAGCAGTAATAGGAAAGGTTGGTTCTTACTTTTATTATGTCAGATATATTGCTCTCTGCTTTGTATATACACCTCGAAATTTATGGCTATGAAATTTCAGGTTCAACTTGATTTGACTGGAAACTGAATTCAGAACTCTCATCAATAAGAGAGCAGTGATTGCCAAACAAAAGTATATTTAGGCTAGAGAACAGACAACCATCATTCTGTAGAACTTGGCTGTGAATCTAATTTTGGTGGACTTGATTGGACTTAAACCTGAACCAAGAACTTTGAACAATAAGATGGAAATTATTGCCAGATAAATGTTACTTAGGCTACGGAATAAGCAAACAGCATTGTGTATAACTTGGCTGTGGAATCAAACTTTCATTAACATCTGAATTATTCGTTATTCCAATATTGCAATTGACTGGTTTGTGTCCCCCCCCTTTTTgcctttttacttttttgtaatCCTGGCAAGCTGCAAACCCAGTGCAGGATGctgattttatgattttattccAGGCATGGGCAAAAGAACTTATATTTAAGGATCTGAAAATATAAGCAGGTGGAGTAGGCAGTAGGCACGCACCCCATGATTAGAGGTTTCAGTCCTCGAGTCCTGTCGGCTCCACATATGGGGGCACTACATTTACTTGTTATAATCAGAAATCTACTGAGAATTAAGTGTTGATAATCATGTGCTAGAATTACTTCTGTTGGCAGTCTCagaagacaaaaataattaaaattatgcgAGTGCACAAGTGTTTCATTAGAGTAACCAAATGTACGAAAATTGAGGTTTGTGTATGCTGATATTATTGAGAGCTCTCAGGGGTGCTAGACATATAAAGCataacattattaattattaacaaagGTGTGACAAAACTACAAATGGCATAGGAGCTCTTTAATCCATTCAAATTGGAATTTGTCACCTATTTATTCAACTTTCAGTTCTTCACCTGGATCATCTAATATTTGACATTATCGTAATTGTATACTTGCAGTTTCCGCTACTGCATCCTGGTGAGGAAGAGTTTGTTTATGAGAGTTGTACATCTTTGCCAGCTTCCCGAGGATCCATTGAAGGCTCTTTTACTTTTGTTCCTGGAAGGTACAGAGATCATTATGCAGTGATTTTGCAAATTAAACTCATTGTGAACCCTGCAGATGAATATTGTCTGCTTTCTTAACATGCACTTTTCACAGCATGGAGGTGTGGTAGTTAGATTCATACTCCATTGACTTTACTGGTCTAAGATGCATTAATTAGACTCGTAAAAAACCTGAcgtaaaaagaaagaactgagataaaaatcaaacaaagacAATGGTAAGGTGTTTAATATGAAGATTATCATTAGTGTATTGTTGTGTATTCACActtgtattctttttcttgcattttaaCAAGTGGCAGTTCTGCATGCATCAATTTCACTACTCTACTGGAGCTAAATATTAAGTGATTTGAGATAGTCTTTTCTGGCCATTTGTAAAGGATTCTTAGCCAGAGTTTCTCTCTTTCATCCTTTTACTACTTTTACGAGCCTTTTTATTTAGTCTATTCGGTGTAATTGCCAACCATGCTCCAGCCTGTCATgctatattttgtaattaacttGGGAAGGCatacttttgttgtttttagtattttaggtGTGAAGTTGGGATGTATTAgcacttaattattaatgaccAGCAGAAAACCAAGGTGAAGCCAATCCAAAGTTATCAACAGTGCCTTTTGTGGAGTTAGAAATTCAACCTTTCAATTATCATTGTTTTAGGTTTGCAGTTGTTTGATTGTTTCTTGCTTAAATGAGCAGCTGATTGGAGGTGCTATCCACCTATAGCCCTTGTATCGGTCTGACTGTTCAGGCATTGTGCACATATCACCCAACAGTTGAGGCACCTCG comes from Sesamum indicum cultivar Zhongzhi No. 13 linkage group LG10, S_indicum_v1.0, whole genome shotgun sequence and encodes:
- the LOC105172012 gene encoding F-box protein SKIP16: MGLESVGGLAMHTILSKLGPLEAASVSCLSRRFRGWASDDSLWAGFCSHDLDLSSPLDPYGNPLPSFKAAYTAWREEFSMYPWPLVIRVKNCWSKLKEWLAVNFPEVLPTLRKGASEDALKEFENTLKIKLPLPTRVLYRFCDGQELPNEHFTGSLPTSLLGIIGGYALYDHLVNVFLLPLRQVILDTKGIMHQLGFSSRSKYIVVAASATYSEKIFFLNCSSGQLFVGTRNLVTDGEMLPCVPDALISSVHDAAGNQQQDAMLLWLEEHGRRLQDGIIKVRKEGKIRSINLFPEKPPLCSSAITNGVKVRASAAFVPEFSNLQDESEKFLFAYSIRMSLSPDGCVINGMTFSSCQLYWRHWIIRANDAIVSDVNGEAVIGKFPLLHPGEEEFVYESCTSLPASRGSIEGSFTFVPGRLADAKGSPFAVEVARFPLQLPNYIF